The following coding sequences lie in one Rutidosis leptorrhynchoides isolate AG116_Rl617_1_P2 chromosome 4, CSIRO_AGI_Rlap_v1, whole genome shotgun sequence genomic window:
- the LOC139842358 gene encoding uncharacterized protein, translating into MPGGSNTRQNCTYKEFMACKPLPFKGTEGPVGLTHWIEKMESVFSISNCAQANWVKFATSTLEGKFLTWWNSIARPMGLEAAHAIPWEDIKTRMTAEYCPDNEVKKMEAELWDLKVVGTDLATYTNRYLELILLCPGMVPTERKKIDRYVKGLSENIQASVHASKPQTLQETINMANDLMDQITQRTAAEVKSGDNKRKWTGNSNSQSSKKQEVSGKGYQGKALYCSRCERHHEGRCTVTCGNCKKIGHMTKNFWTKTTGTANPPAANTSTVKTCYECGQKGHFKNECQNKKGPEKGRGRAFNINAHEASEDPDLLSGTFLLNNHIVSVLFDCGANRSFVSIESSCMLDKTHVPIDTKYCIELVNGKLMKANKINKDCTLVLEGKPFLVDLMPIEIGSFDVVIGMDWLSKNRAEVMCFEKAIRIPLDNGENLMVYGDKTGVKLNLISCMKAQKYLRKGYQAILAHVKKIETEERRIEDVPIVREFPNVFPEELPGLPPRRLVEFHIDLVSGAAPVAPSPYRLAPSELKELSNQLQELLDRGFIRPSSSP; encoded by the coding sequence ATGCCTGGAGGCTCGAACACGAGACAAAACTGCACTTACAAGGAGTTTATGGCTTGTAAGCCACTACCATTCAAAGGCACTGAAGGACCAGTGGGTCTAACCCATTGGATTGAGAAGATGGAGTCGGTGTTTAGTATTAGTAACTGTGCTCAAGCTAACTGGGTAAAGTTTGCTACTTCCACACTAGAAGGTAAATTTTTGACCTGGTGGAATTCTATTGCTCGACCTATGGGTCTTGAGGCTGCTCATGCCATCCCTTGGGAAGACATCAAAACCCGTATGACTGCTGAGTATTGTCCCGATAATGAAGTTAAGAAGATGGAGGCTGAGTTATGGGATTTAAAGGTTGTTGGGACTGATCTTGCTACTTACACTAACCGCTATTTGGAATTGATTCTGCTGTGTCCGGGTATGGTCCCAACTGAAAGGAAGAAAATCGACCGCTATGTTAAGGGTCTCTCTGAAAATATTCAAGCTAGTGTTCATGCTTCTAAACCCCAAACTTTGCAAGAGACCATTAATATGGCAAATGATCTCATGGATCAAATTACTCAACGGACTGCTGCTGAGGTGAAGTCTGGGGATAATAAGAGGAAGTGGACTGGAAATTCTAACTCCCAGTCATCCAAAAAGCAGGAAGTTTCTGGAAAAGGGTATCAAGGAAAAGCTCTATATTGTTCAAGGTGTGAGAGACATCATGAAGGAAGATGCACTGTGACTTGTGGGAATTGCAAGAAAATAGGGCACATGACCAAGAACTTTTGGACAAAGACTACTGGTACTGCAAATCCTCCTGCTGCTAATACTAGTACTGTGAAGACGTGTTATGAGTGCGGTCAGAAGGGGCATTTTAAGAATGAGTGTCAAAACAAGAAAGGACCAGAGAAAGGAAGAGGAAGAGCATTTAATATCAATGCTCACGAGGCTAGTGAGGACCCCGACTTGCTTTCTGGTACGTTTCTTCTAAACAATCACATTGTTTCAGTACTGTTTGATTGTGGTGCAAATAGAAGTTTCGTATCCATAGAATCTAGTTGCATGCTTGATAAAACTCATGTACCCATAGACACTAAGTACTGTATTGAACTGGTGAACGGTAAACTTATGAAGGCTAATAAAATCAACAAAGACTGTACCTTAGTTTTAGAAGGAAAACCATTTTTGGTGGACCTAATGCCTATTGAAATAGGAAGCTTTGACGTAGTAATAGGAATGGACTGGTTGTCTAAGAATAGAGCCGAAGTCATGTGTTTCGAGAAGGCGATTCGTATACCCCTTGATAATGGGGAGAATTTGATGGTTTATGGAGATAAAACTGGCGTAAAACTTAACCTGATTtcgtgcatgaaggcacaaaagtatCTGAGGAAAGGCTATCAAGcaatcctagcacatgtgaaaaagaTTGAAACTGAAGAAaggcgaattgaagatgtaccgaTCGTTAGAGAATTCCcaaatgtctttcccgaagaactacCTGGTCTTCCTCCTCGTAGATTGGTAGAATTCCATATAGATCTCGTAtccggagctgcaccagttgcaccATCACCATATAGATTGGCACCATCAGAACTAAAAGAGTTGTCCAACCAATTGCAAGAATTGTTGGAtagaggtttcattcgaccaagctcatCTCCGTGA